In Nicotiana tabacum cultivar K326 chromosome 2, ASM71507v2, whole genome shotgun sequence, the following proteins share a genomic window:
- the LOC142173864 gene encoding uncharacterized protein LOC142173864: MYPIDDDKKETATFRAVSHDEEGKTKVTKHEVSIETLKHREKKHRDKGIHRKDRRPIDGIPLTKQSKSGHGGKFTWEGKLAIDENEMDAAPVAIDENDPNSVDEEEERRILRGEVSGVGGLVIGEIDVAKVANNEGVGRVDVVDPVLQTNM; the protein is encoded by the coding sequence ATGTATCCTATAGACGATGATAAGAAGGAAACAGCGACATTTCGAGCAGTAAGCCACGACGAAGAAGGCAAAACAAAGGTAACAAAACACGAAGTAAGCATCGAAACCCTAAAACACAGAGAAAAAAAACACAGAGACAAAGGCATACACAGAAAAGACCGTCGTCCAATAGATGGAATTCCTTTAACAAAACAGTCAAAATCAGGGCACGGTGGGAAGTTTACATGGGAAGGAAAATTGGCTATAGATGAAAATGAAATGGATGCTGCACCAGTGGCTATAGATGAAAATGATCCAAATTCTGTGGATGAGGAAGAAGAAAGGAGGATATTAAGAGGAGAAGTTAGTGGAGTTGGGGGTTTGGTTATTGGAGAAATTGATGTGGCTAAAGTTGCAAATAATGAAGGTGTGGGAAGAGTTGATGTTGTTGATCCTGTTTTGCAGACTAATATGTAA
- the LOC107759427 gene encoding uncharacterized protein LOC107759427: MKPVVQENKEKVDTKNVDKIKYIERKLTEKGVQRLERHPADGLPLKHDPKKGHGGKYTWEGPDKEAVNELDPAPPALDEKDPNYLDEEAEEKLIKEEELGGVVLGEVEVAKMAEEGVARVDVDPHLKLN, translated from the coding sequence ATGAAGCCAGTGGTGCAGGAAAACAAGGAGAAAGTTGACACGAAAAACGTCGACAAAATTAAGTATATTGAAAGAAAGTTAACAGAAAAAGGAGTGCAGAGATTGGAAAGACATCCAGCAGATGGGCTACCATTGAAACATGATCCGAAGAAAGGACATGGCGGAAAGTATACTTGGGAAGGACCTGATAAGGAAGCTGTGAATGAATTGGATCCTGCGCCACCGGCATTGGACGAGAAAGATCCGAACTATTTGGATGAAGAAGCAGAGGAGAAGCTGATAAAAGAGGAGGAATTAGGTGGTGTTGTTCTTGGTGAAGTTGAAGTGGCAAAAATGGCTGAAGAAGGTGTTGCTAGAGTTGATGTTGATCCTCATTTGAAACTCAATTAG